The DNA window GAATCTGCAAAAATACCATTATATGCTGAAGCCGAAACTCCAGGAGCAACAGATGCATTAAATACATCCATACAAATGGTAAGGTAAGCTACATCAACTCCATCCAATAGATCATTTATACGCTGGTATATGGATGGAAGATTTTCAAAGAACAATTCATCAGCAAGGATATATTTCATCCCATATTGATGGGCAGTATCAAATAATTTCAGGGTATTGGAATTCCTTTGTATTCCTATATGCAATGAATTGATATCTCCCTCTTGTGCAATCTGCCAGAATCCCGTTCCGGAACTCGCTCCTACACCGTCTTCGGGCTGTCGATTATCAAAATGGGCGTCAATATTAATAATTCCTATTTTCTTCTCAGGAAAGGCTGTCTTTACACCCAAATAATGGGCATATGTCAACTCATGACCACCGCCTATAACAAGTGATTTCCCACCTTTCAACAGAACTTTTGAAACATTTTTCGCAAGGCTGTTCTGGGTCTTTTCAAGATTCGCATCATCACATGTAATATTTCCAAAGTCTAATAATGAGAAATCAGGAAGGATAACCGGAAAATTAGACATGTTCTTTCTTATCACATCCGGAGCATCCTTAGCTCCTAATCTTCCTTTGTTCCTTCTTACGCCTTCTTCAACAGCAAAACCATGTAAAACGAAATCATTAGTAGAAATAGTATCGTAATCTCTCGCTATTTTTACCCTCTGAAAAATTCTATGGTATAGAAGTTCATCTCCATCCCTCCTACCTTGCCAAATATTTTGTGATATCATTTTTTATAAATTCAATTACAGTTTATACTCAGTAAAACTAAATAATATTGTTTAAATAGTAAAACTACTTTCCTCAATTATAAAAGCATTCCTCT is part of the Chryseobacterium paludis genome and encodes:
- the hutG gene encoding formimidoylglutamase produces the protein MISQNIWQGRRDGDELLYHRIFQRVKIARDYDTISTNDFVLHGFAVEEGVRRNKGRLGAKDAPDVIRKNMSNFPVILPDFSLLDFGNITCDDANLEKTQNSLAKNVSKVLLKGGKSLVIGGGHELTYAHYLGVKTAFPEKKIGIINIDAHFDNRQPEDGVGASSGTGFWQIAQEGDINSLHIGIQRNSNTLKLFDTAHQYGMKYILADELFFENLPSIYQRINDLLDGVDVAYLTICMDVFNASVAPGVSASAYNGIFADSAFMHFYKHILKNEKLVALDVAEVNPSYDIQDRTARLAASLINEWFMI